In the genome of Naumovozyma dairenensis CBS 421 chromosome 7, complete genome, the window TTCTGTCTGTCTTTCGAGAGCTTCTGTTGCTTACATTTTATATTGAGGATACTGAGTTCCAATCTTGTTTctatgaaaaatttacatGCTCATAACGTTAAATATATACAGACGCAGACACCTGGAAAGAAGTGGAACAGATCGACCAAAAGCTTAGTAATTGGGACTAAACCTTCTACAAAAAATAACTGAGCAGTGTCACCTACACAACAGAGATGTCTCATTTGGATTTGGAAAAGAGAAGGTCACTGCTGGAAGATCttgaaatcattgaaaatgcAATCTCGACAagatttcaaagaaatccAGAATTATACTATTCGAATCTAAAGAAGGTATCAGAACTATTCCCTTCCAAACAGGTGGAAGAATTACCGACTCACTCAATAATGACAAACAATAAGATTTACAAGACCAAAAAactaaaaagaaatagGAAACAAATTGCATTACAACAACATGAAAtctcattatttattaaagattttttcAGTAAACAGAAAGAACTAGAGACGCTAACTAGAGAAGCTAATTTTAAAGCCAAAAAGAACAAGGAAGAGATACTTCTCCCAGTTGAAGAATTCAAAGATATACTCAGTGAAATAAATGAAGCTGATGGAAACGAAAATGGTAACAGGAGGGAATTAGAaatcaatgataaaatcaataaatattccatGTTTTCAAACTCATTAAACAAATCTCATCCATCCACGATCTTATCCAGCAGAGCTAGTGACTtagatattaatagtattTTTAGTTTGGAAGAACAATATGGTGAATATTTGGCTTTGAACCCATATTATACAGAGTGGTTAAACGTTGTTAAGAAGGAAGATTTAACGTTCTTacaatttcttaatatgttgaaaattttccaggatgataaaagatatattgTACAACCGCCAATGGATAGGAAGAATGAACCatatatgaaatatttacaaCGATATTGTAGTTATTTAGAATCCTTTTTCGAGAGAAAGTATCCGTTAATTGATTCTCGTTATACCAGTAGAGAATTAAAAAAggaattcaataaatcaattataAAACCATTGGAGAATGAAAAGAAAGGgtttttttgtaaaactTGTTGTAAATGGTTTAAAACACTCACTGTCTTTGAGAGTCACTTGAATGGACAAAAACATATCAAGAGTTATAATAAGAGAGTGCAGGGTTTATATGCAGAATATAAGACACATAGGTATTCTATGTTATTGAAGGAAGAACACCAATCTACCTGTGAATTTGTTGAAAGGAAAATGGCATTTACTGTTGAAGAAAGGATTACAGAAATGAAAAGGTTAGCAGAAATATGTAAGGCACCGGCATATGATGtgaatgaaaaagaagggGATGAAAATAACACTGAACTTAATGTAAAGGATAATTTGAAGAACGATGGAGCTAGCGCTATGTTAAGTGGGTCGATTAATATGCCATTAGGACCAGACGGACTTCCCATGCCATTTTGGTTATACAAATTACAAGGTTTGGATGTTTCATATCCTTGTGAAATATGTAGTAACCAAATATTCAAAGGACGTAGAACATTTGATAAGCATTTCACTGAGGCCACacatatttatcatttacGTTGTCTTGGCATTGAGCCAACTCCGGCGTTCAAGGGTGTCACAAAGATTGAAGAAGCACAAAGGTTATGGAACAACATGAAGAATGATACCATAATGGGTGATAAAAAGTTCATAGAAACGATACCTGATAAGATGGCCATTGAAGTAGAAGATAAAGAGGGAAATATCATGACACAGAAAGtatatgatgaattaaaaaagCAAGGGCTTGCCTAAATGCAAGAGGTTCAATGTAATTATTTcatagaatatatatatctctATATATCAACAATGAATAGACAGCATTGCATATCTTAATGcattcaaatcatcatcatcatcatcatcattattatctgtTAGTTCAGAATATTTATTGGATTTGTCGTtgttttcatcatttgaaacGGCAGCGTTTATTATCGAAAATACTATTTGGAACTTTTATATACTTTAGAGAAGAATACTTCCTAGATACTATTATTAGGTCAGAAACAAGctaaaagaaaaggaataGCTAACCAAAACAACATATTATTCCACAAGAAATGGATCCGCATAGTCCAATTGgtatgttttcttttaatgaagaaacaaatgtGATCTTTCCTAGATTTGTTCCAGCAATCCAATataatcaaataatgaaaaattatggAAAACCCCTATAAAAATATCGGAAGGCCTGGAACCCCCCTTTTTAAGATCTCATATAACACACAAGATCATTAtagatttatcattaatacTAACAATTGATTTCCACCTAACGACATTTGCTGTATTTTGAGTTGgtttttttatcattattataactAGTCCTCGATCAAGGTACAGGTTTCGTTAAAATTGGTAGAGCTGGGGAGAACTTCCCAGATTATACCTTCCCATCCATTGTAGGTAGACCTATCCTTAGAGCAGAAGAACGAGCCAACATTACCACTCCGTTAAGGGATATTATGATTGGTGATGAAGCCAGTGATGTTCGTTCATACTTACAAATTTCATATCCCATGGAAAATGGTATCATTAAAAATTGGACAGATATGGAATTACTTTGGGATTACGCATTCTTCaatcaaatgaaattaaataatactTCTGGTGGGAAAATCTTATTGACTGAACCACCAATGAATCCATTAAAAAATAGAGAGAAAATGTGTGAAGTtatgtttgaaaaatatgacTTCGGTGGAGTTTATGTAGCCATTCAGGCTGTCTTAGCATTGTACGCTCAAGGTTTATCATCAGGTGTTGTGGTGGACTCAGGGGATGGTGTTACACATATTGTTCCAGTCTATGAATCTGTCGTTTTAAACCATTTGACAAGAAGATTAGACGTTGCCGGGAGAGATGTAACGAGACATTTAATCGATCTTTTATCTCGTCGTGGTTACGCGTTTAATAGAACAGCTGATTTTGAGACTGTTCGtcaaattaaagaaaaattatgttACGTCTCATATGATTTGGATTTAGATACAAAATTAGCTAGAGAAACGACAACTTTAGTGGAGAGTTATGAATTACCAGATGGTAGAACTATTAAAGTGGGACAAGAAAGATTTGAAGCTCCAGAATGTTTATTCCAACCGGGTCTTGTTGATGTGGAACAACCTGGTGTTGGTGAACTACTTTTCAATACTATACAATCTGCAGATGTGGATGTTAGATCTGCATTATATAAAGCAATTGTCTTATCCGGTGGTTCAAGTATGTATCCAGGTTTACCTTCAAGAttagaaaaggaattgaaacaattatGGTATACGAGAGTTTTACATAATGATCCATCAAGATTAGATAAATTTAAAGTCAGAATTGAAGATCCaccaagaagaaaacatatgGTTTTCATTGGTGGTGCAGTTTTGGCAAGTATCATGGCTGATAAGGATCACATGTGGCTATCTAAGCAAGAATGGTATGAAGGAGGAGCGGCCGCTATGGCTAAATTTGGACCAAGATGATGGAAGGAATATTAATCAACATTACGATAAATTTGgtatatttttgtaattaGTATAGAAAAATAGGTAATCTAGGAGTATAGATGATATATgctaaaagaaaaagtttCCAACTAATACAGACGTTAGCTCTACATAGTATGAGAAGTAATCTTTTAATCACACGACAAGTATCTCATTTTAGAATGAGTTACATACGTGGATAGAATGAGTTACATACGTAGATAAAATAGTACAGGGTATCAAATAAATGCGAATCTTGAAACTTGGGTTCCTAGCTCTGGTTAGAAGATACCCGAAATCTTCGTATGCAATTACCAGATATGACATATAGGATCACATATGCAGCAAGACCATTTACTTCATCCGCAGGGATATAAACATAATCCATACCAGTAATGTTATAATACGGTAAATATACATCATCGATCCCACAATACCAACGTTCCGTCCCAAAACGAATACTAGATATGGACGTGAGAATACATCTATTTTCCTCATTTGGATTCTGAGGATCTTGAGATTTCCATCccaaaatatattcttgtctaaaagaataaatcCCCTTATATTCCGTCAATcttaataaagatattagTCCAACTTGAGATGCTACGACAATACAGtttaattctttgataTGACAAACGGTATTTATTCGGTTCAATGcaaaaatgaaatcatgGCATGAGCAAAAGTTAGCCTCTTCAAGAGGGAAAACTTTTTCTGCAGTAAAAGATGTAATAAGTAAAGGGTGTGCTTTTAGTAAATATATGCAATCAGCAGTGGTAACTAAGAAAAAGTCATCATTCAAATCCTTTAGTTTGAATCCCGTTAACGACCTCTCAGAACcatcttcaatattagCGAGCAACTCGTGTACTTTCGTAGCGTGGTTATGGATACTCCATTTTCGCTGGCTACTGGGACTTACGGTTTCCGGATAACCAAGTCGTTTTGCCCAATTGTTTTCATGAGCAGATCCCAACGTGTTTCTTATTTCTGAGCTTATACTATTTCCGTCCTCAATATCTTCCTCACTTTCTACACCAAGGAGTTCAATACTCCCTCGATCGATCCGCTCATTCAGTTGTTCATTTAGACTCTCTGTAGAGGTACGATCATCGGTATGTGTTCCTGTATCCTCCGTTGAAATACCACACTGTTGATTCCAACTTGCCGTAATCGATTGATATGAATTCTTATCATATGATATGGAAATTCCATAGAACGGAGAAGTAGGCAGACGCAAAAAGTGTCGAGAGAAATGATTTAACTTGTTCGGCTCAATTAAATGCCGGTTTCTAAGTGGTATATTCTGCAGATAAAAATCTCTCCGCTCATTAAGAGCAGTGAACTTGtaagaattttttaatatattcccAGATGAATTCCTTGATACGGTAGTATTTCTATTATTAGCCAAATCAAATTTTGTATTCCACCATTTAGAATAccttttaatttcttcatcatttaaattttcttgcTCCCAGTATTTTTCCCAGAAAACATAATAACGCCGtatatcatcttctataTAGTCTATTGTTGTATGCTCGGTATCCTGTCGTTGACTTAGAGGCTGCACTGTGTGAACTacttctccttcttcttcttcttcttcttcttcttcttccctTACGTTTTTTAATTTCCCTGATGATATATTCTCTTCAAAAGATGTAAATCGGAGTTGAACAAAATCTTTAAGATGCCCCTTTTGACAGCCCAATGAGACCTCAGAAACTGGCACGGGGATTTGGGTGGTTAGTGTTCCAATACCTAAATTATTCGAATAGTATATACTTGGTGGATGGAAACCTAATGTtgtatcatcatcacaAATTGACGTCAGAATTGACTTCTTGAAACTAGTTTggaaattcaaatttaaatattcaaattctgGTATAGTTAAAAAATCTTTCTTTGACAATGATGTTATTGTCCAACAGAATGTACCGAAGAATTGAGTATCAAGAAAGTTTGTCTCCAGTTTCCCGGTTATTTTATTGAACTTCACTTTGATTGTAGTAATATTACCGTATATTGAACAAAACCCTAGAGTTACATAACCTTTCTCATCTAATGAATTAGGTACAAAACTAATACATGGCACATTATGTTTAGATATAATTTCAGTTGTTATTATCTTAGACGGGTCTAGGTACCATTTATTAGGGAGTTCATCCATAGGAAATACGAATAAAGAAATCCCTGGCCCGTTATGGCCAATAGCAACATATACACATTCCTCCGTACTGTAGGTGTCGACACTCCAACAGCTTGCTGGTACTACTAGTACTGTCAAGGGTAGTATTTTCATtctaaattcttcattgaGGTCATTtccttcatcatcatgtTGTATTCTACAAATATCAGTTCGAGATTTTTCTAGGAGGTCCTCGATGGGATAGAAAAGTGCCTTAGATTCTTCGATACATAAACATAGCATATCCACATCTCCAAATTTGACAATTTTCATAAAATTTATAGTGGGCATACGATTAAGTTCTGGAACAGATGCAGGTGTATCATCTGGTGTAGTACTGTCTGTACAAGAAAAGATAATGGTTATTCCTTGCCATTTTTCGTCTCCTTCTATGTCAACTATTTTATGTATGtaaacatcatcatcttttgcaatgaatatatattctttgtaAGTTACTgtaagattgtttttgaagGTTGCTTCATTATTAGAGTTGATACGATTACTAGCATTAAATGAGTCAATCGTTGGAAGAATTTCTTCGATAATTAAACGATGTTCATTGGAAAGTAGTAATTCGGCAGGATTTTGAATCCCTGTACTGGACCAAGATGGTTCTAATGTATCCTTAGCTTTCTTAATCTCAGAAACTAAATGATCCCCCATTTCTGTCAATACAGGTTTCGTGATAGCATACTGATCTGATTTTGACAGATACTGATCAATGGCATCTATGAATTGTGGTGGGAAATCGTGAGATATTTTATCTGATGGTAATTTACCGCCATTTGAACATAAGATATATCTTTTTATTGGAATGGAGGAACGTAGGTGGGATTCACCATGAGACGAAGCAAAAATGCTAGTGTCAAAACAGAAGTTTGGACGCTCAGTTCTTCGTGCTATCTTGCGATGTAATAAccaattattgaatgcATCATCGATATCTATTGGCATGGTAAACAAGcaattcaatgattttcCATGAGCCTGAAAATTAGCTACGTCCTTGCGGAAAAGTAGATAAGCTGGTCTTAATTAGTTTGTTACTTCTCTTTCCCTTAGTTTGGACTTTCTAGGTGTTTTCAGTCATCGTTGTTGGTTGTTTAACATATtgattttccaaaaaaattatactCAGGATCTCGCCCTTCAAAGAAACGTCAGTAAAAATCTTTTATGAACTGAGGNNNNNNNNNNNNNNNNNNNNGTACATAAAACTATTAACATTACTAACAATCGCAGTTTTATGATTCGTTGATGTTATACCTTAGATGGCGTTACTTTACATTCTCTTCTATAAAACTATGTGTATACTTATTTTGGTGAAACGTTCGGATGGTATCAAAATCTTACCTCATAAGAACCAGACTTGGACACATACTTGATCCATTTCACAGCTTTATAGTTTTGGTGTCCTTCTGATATGGTAAAATATCGTACGACTAATCCAGAATTACTGAACATAAGGATTTCGAAATCTAACGACATCGGTGGTCTTGCCCATTGTTGTAATGTGGTTTGATTTACTTCCTTTGACGGGACTGTTACTGCACTCAATGTATTTTCTGTTAAtccattatatttattgaacTTCCAAACCATAGCATTTTCTGCTGGAACAAACTTACAAGTACCATTAGATACACTTATATTACAATCCATTACACCTGGTGGGACTGGAATATGTAGTACTACGCCCTTAGCAGAGAGCCTCCCAGGAAACAATGATTTCAAAGCAATTCTGTAGTCTAATGCATCACCGGTGACTGAATTGGTCACGATAGGTGTGATCTTAAAGGGAAGATTCAAATTGTTCCGTATATGATATTTCATCAGTTCTACAGAACCATCAGGTGGCACAAATTTGATGATTCGTTCCCTATCAAATTTATCTAACGAAACacattgatgaaatttaCAATCTTCCAATATGACATTACCAACGGACGCCTTTGAAAGAACTTTATTGGACAAGTTGCTGTCCAACATACtacttttattattacctgTTCTTCCATTCCTTGAAGAATATTCAGAATCATTAGAGCCGAGAGTTAATGAATCATTCAAACCAAATTGGCAAACAGGAGTTCCGCTCAGTCTTGTTTGCAAATCTATAGAACCATCAACATATGCCTTCAATATTGAACCATCCTTAGCTACaagtatatttattttttcattcaCATGTAATATAACTTCATTCTTTTTATGTTTGATATCCTTTGGTCTCCAACTAAAATCGTTAAAACTGAAGTTTGAGTCATGAGATTGCGAACtatcatttcttttcaaaaatttagGCATactaatttcattattaccTTTACTTCCAAGATGACCATCCAATAAACTACTCgtattattatgatgaaGCTTGGCTGGTTTCACGGACATTTTCGCTATTACTTTACTCGGTTCCGTTTCCAATGGGATTCCACAAGACCCAAGCATAacatctaataattcatgCACAATCATAAATTCCTCCTTTAAGTATTCTTCCTTGTTTAATCCATATTCAATCAACATAGAATCTAACTTATAGAGAAATTCCCAGATAGCAGCACTGTTTGCGTTGTTTCTAGTGGCAGCGACTAACCATAGATTATCACTATCTTTACTAGATCTGATGTGGTGAAATGTGGTAGATCCTAATGTTAAGATGGGGGACCTGACATCCAAGTTGTTAATAACTTGAATTCTGAAAATATCAGCTATTGATCTCTTTAATGTTCCTTTGAACAATTTGGAAACAATTAATTCTCCTCGAGGAGAGTAGATAAGAATTCCATTTATCATGGTACACTTACTTTCTTCACAAGTTGGATCTGATATATACTCTATAATGGATTGGAGTTTCCATGCTATCTGTCAACAAATATATCTCTATCATTTGGAATAGAATCAGTCTTTTTGATTGAAATCTTCGAAATGATTCAAGAACCATTAGGGCTTGGAACCttgtatttatatttacagTATAAAGGGCATTATGTATTTAACCTTATGATATGTTTTGTACCCTAGGTTTACAAAAATAAGTTAGGTCTTGGATATTCACCATACCCTAGGGCTACATTTTTGtcaggaaaaaaaatcaaaaaactgaaaaattttattaGGCAAAACGTGCTTTAAAAAGGTGATGAGCTTTAAAGTTGATCTTGAATACCCATTCAAAAGATACCATTGCAAGACCCAACCAACGAAGAGTATTGTAATGAGTAGCATTGTTATATTTGGTGGTGAATCCCATCCAGAGTTagtgaagaaaatttgtgAAAATGTCAATATCCATCCCTCTCAAGTGACTTTAGGTAAATTCTCCAATGGGGAAACAAGCATTAGTGTCGGTGACTCTGTTCGTGAAAAGGATGTCTATGTTATCCAAAGTGGTTGTGGTCAAGTCAATGACACCTTCATGCAGCTATTAATCTTAATAAGTGCATGTAAATCTGCATCTGCATCTCGTGTTACCGCGGTGATGCCATATTTCTGTTATTCGAGACAACCAGATACTCCTTATACTGTTAAAGGAGCTCCATTAATCTCTAAGCCTAGAGAAACTTACACTTTTGAATCTAA includes:
- the APM4 gene encoding Apm4p (similar to Saccharomyces cerevisiae APM4 (YOL062C); ancestral locus Anc_3.165), which encodes MINGILIYSPRGELIVSKLFKGTLKRSIADIFRIQVINNLDVRSPILTLGSTTFHHIRSSKDSDNLWLVAATRNNANSAAIWEFLYKLDSMLIEYGLNKEEYLKEEFMIVHELLDVMLGSCGIPLETEPSKVIAKMSVKPAKLHHNNTSSLLDGHLGSKGNNEISMPKFLKRNDSSQSHDSNFSFNDFSWRPKDIKHKKNEVILHVNEKINILVAKDGSILKAYVDGSIDLQTRLSGTPVCQFGLNDSLTLGSNDSEYSSRNGRTGNNKSSMLDSNLSNKVLSKASVGNVILEDCKFHQCVSLDKFDRERIIKFVPPDGSVELMKYHIRNNLNLPFKITPIVTNSVTGDALDYRIALKSLFPGRLSAKGVVLHIPVPPGVMDCNISVSNGTCKFVPAENAMVWKFNKYNGLTENTLSAVTVPSKEVNQTTLQQWARPPMSLDFEILMFSNSGLVVRYFTISEGHQNYKAVKWIKYVSKSGSYEVRF
- the ARP2 gene encoding actin-related protein 2 (similar to Saccharomyces cerevisiae ARP2 (YDL029W); ancestral locus Anc_3.161) — translated: MDPHSPIVLDQGTGFVKIGRAGENFPDYTFPSIVGRPILRAEERANITTPLRDIMIGDEASDVRSYLQISYPMENGIIKNWTDMELLWDYAFFNQMKLNNTSGGKILLTEPPMNPLKNREKMCEVMFEKYDFGGVYVAIQAVLALYAQGLSSGVVVDSGDGVTHIVPVYESVVLNHLTRRLDVAGRDVTRHLIDLLSRRGYAFNRTADFETVRQIKEKLCYVSYDLDLDTKLARETTTLVESYELPDGRTIKVGQERFEAPECLFQPGLVDVEQPGVGELLFNTIQSADVDVRSALYKAIVLSGGSSMYPGLPSRLEKELKQLWYTRVLHNDPSRLDKFKVRIEDPPRRKHMVFIGGAVLASIMADKDHMWLSKQEWYEGGAAAMAKFGPR
- the PRP9 gene encoding SF3a splicing factor complex subunit PRP9 (similar to Saccharomyces cerevisiae PRP9 (YDL030W); ancestral locus Anc_3.160) codes for the protein MSHLDLEKRRSLLEDLEIIENAISTRFQRNPELYYSNLKKVSELFPSKQVEELPTHSIMTNNKIYKTKKLKRNRKQIALQQHEISLFIKDFFSKQKELETLTREANFKAKKNKEEILLPVEEFKDILSEINEADGNENGNRRELEINDKINKYSMFSNSLNKSHPSTILSSRASDLDINSIFSLEEQYGEYLALNPYYTEWLNVVKKEDLTFLQFLNMLKIFQDDKRYIVQPPMDRKNEPYMKYLQRYCSYLESFFERKYPLIDSRYTSRELKKEFNKSIIKPLENEKKGFFCKTCCKWFKTLTVFESHLNGQKHIKSYNKRVQGLYAEYKTHRYSMLLKEEHQSTCEFVERKMAFTVEERITEMKRLAEICKAPAYDVNEKEGDENNTELNVKDNLKNDGASAMLSGSINMPLGPDGLPMPFWLYKLQGLDVSYPCEICSNQIFKGRRTFDKHFTEATHIYHLRCLGIEPTPAFKGVTKIEEAQRLWNNMKNDTIMGDKKFIETIPDKMAIEVEDKEGNIMTQKVYDELKKQGLA
- the CRT10 gene encoding Crt10p (similar to Saccharomyces cerevisiae CRT10 (YOL063C); ancestral locus Anc_3.163), with translation MPIDIDDAFNNWLLHRKIARRTERPNFCFDTSIFASSHGESHLRSSIPIKRYILCSNGGKLPSDKISHDFPPQFIDAIDQYLSKSDQYAITKPVLTEMGDHLVSEIKKAKDTLEPSWSSTGIQNPAELLLSNEHRLIIEEILPTIDSFNASNRINSNNEATFKNNLTVTYKEYIFIAKDDDVYIHKIVDIEGDEKWQGITIIFSCTDSTTPDDTPASVPELNRMPTINFMKIVKFGDVDMLCLCIEESKALFYPIEDLLEKSRTDICRIQHDDEGNDLNEEFRMKILPLTVLVVPASCWSVDTYSTEECVYVAIGHNGPGISLFVFPMDELPNKWYLDPSKIITTEIISKHNVPCISFVPNSLDEKGYVTLGFCSIYGNITTIKVKFNKITGKLETNFLDTQFFGTFCWTITSLSKKDFLTIPEFEYLNLNFQTSFKKSILTSICDDDTTLGFHPPSIYYSNNLGIGTLTTQIPVPVSEVSLGCQKGHLKDFVQLRFTSFEENISSGKLKNVREEEEEEEEEEGEVVHTVQPLSQRQDTEHTTIDYIEDDIRRYYVFWEKYWEQENLNDEEIKRYSKWWNTKFDLANNRNTTVSRNSSGNILKNSYKFTALNERRDFYLQNIPLRNRHLIEPNKLNHFSRHFLRLPTSPFYGISISYDKNSYQSITASWNQQCGISTEDTGTHTDDRTSTESLNEQLNERIDRGSIELLGVESEEDIEDGNSISSEIRNTLGSAHENNWAKRLGYPETVSPSSQRKWSIHNHATKVHELLANIEDGSERSLTGFKLKDLNDDFFLVTTADCIYLLKAHPLLITSFTAEKVFPLEEANFCSCHDFIFALNRINTVCHIKELNCIVVASQVGLISLLRLTEYKGIYSFRQEYILGWKSQDPQNPNEENRCILTSISSIRFGTERWYCGIDDVYLPYYNITGMDYVYIPADEVNGLAAYVILYVISGNCIRRFRVSSNQS